The genomic window TGGCGGCGGAAGGAAAACAGCGGGTGGCGACACTTCCAGTCGTTCGAGTTCACCGACAGCACCGTCACGGTCGTCGGCCTCGGTTCGATCGGACAGGCGGTCGTAAAGCGTCTCGAGGGGTTCGAGGTCGAGACGATCGGGATCCGCTACACCCCCGAGAAGGGCGGCCCGACCGACGAGGTACTCGGCTTCGACGAGGACGACGTCCACGAGGCCTTCTCCCGGAGCGACTACGTCGTGCTCGCGTGCCCGCTGAACGATTTGACCCGCGGGCTGGTCGGCGAGGAGGAACTGGCGACGCTCCCGCCGAACGCGGTCGTCATCAACGCGGCCCGGGGCGGGATCATCGACACCGACGCGCTCGTCTCGGCTCTGCAGTCCGAGGGGATCCGCGGGGCTGCCCTCGACGTCACCGACCCCGAACCGCTCCCCGCTGACCACCCGCTCTGGGACCTCGAGAACTGTCTGCTAACGCCCCACACCGGCGGTCACACGCCGAAACACTGGGACCGACTGGCCGACATCGTCGCGGGCAACGTCGACGCCCTCGAGACGGGCGGCGACCTCGAGAACGCCGTCTATCGTCCCGATTCGACTCGAGAGTGAGGTGCGGGGTGGGCCGTACTGAGCGCCACGCAACGCTCTCGAGCCATCTGTTTCCTATCCTCACGCAACTGTCACTCCGTCTCTTCCGACCGGTCGCCGGAGGTGTCGAAGGGCACGGTCGGGCTCGCTCCGTTCGGGCGTTTGGTCTCGCCGAACCCGCCGCTTAGCATCCGTGCGAGCGCTTCCTCGACGGAGTCATCGGTTTCGGTGACCCGGCTCGCCTCGGCCTCGACGACGAAGCCGGAGGTGACGTTCGGTGCCGTCGGAACGAAGAGCACGACCCGGCCGTCGGCGGT from Natrinema versiforme includes these protein-coding regions:
- a CDS encoding D-isomer specific 2-hydroxyacid dehydrogenase family protein; translated protein: MSTNPDVVVLREGTEGLSMDSYAERLRERLPDRAVALARTPKEERELVPQARVVTGITIDEALLERAERLELFACTFAGTDHVPMDALADHGVAVTNAGGIHAPGIAEQTIANMLVFARRLHEGWRRKENSGWRHFQSFEFTDSTVTVVGLGSIGQAVVKRLEGFEVETIGIRYTPEKGGPTDEVLGFDEDDVHEAFSRSDYVVLACPLNDLTRGLVGEEELATLPPNAVVINAARGGIIDTDALVSALQSEGIRGAALDVTDPEPLPADHPLWDLENCLLTPHTGGHTPKHWDRLADIVAGNVDALETGGDLENAVYRPDSTRE